From Staphylococcus sp. IVB6214:
AACCAGTATTTTCTCTATAACTACTAATACACTTAAAGCACTACTATGAATCTATAAGAAATATAAGATATAAGGGTTAGCGACTGATTTATTAACTTTTCAAAGGTTATAATGAGAGATATTAAGAGTTATTCCTAACCCTAATCATTTATTAATGATAACGCCATGTTAAAAAGATCTTTATTCCCAACTTGATGTACTTTTGTATTAACCCCTTCAATCCACTTTTGATTGTTAATACTTATTCCGATTTTCTTCATATCTTCTTTAGCGTTTTTGTGCCTCAAATTTTTGTAATCCTGTTCAATTAACCTTTGTAATATTTCGTCTCCAGCTAATACAAAATCTTGCTTGGACAATGTTCTTAACAACGTTTTTTGTGTTTCTGTTAGTTCATCTTCACTAAAGTAATGTTTGAGTGTAACGTCTTTAAATCTAAACTCACGCCCACATTCTTTTAAATATTCAAGACTCGCAATTAAAAATGAAACTGCAGCAGAAACAGACGCTTTCCCATTGGGTTGTACATAATCCCAATATGGTTTGAAAACTGTGTAACGTTCTTCGTCTGTCTCATTAATAGGTCTATCCTTTAAAGATATTTTGACTGTACGTGATTTATTAGCTGTCATTTCACCTGTATCAACACTTTCATTAGTATCTAGGATTAATAAAGCATTGTTTTTAAACGTGAATGCGTTTCTACCTATACCACGTCCAGATATTGTTTCTCCTGTCGCAATTTTCCTTAATATACGCATCATTTGTTTAGTAATCTCACCAGTCTCATTTGCATGTGCTATGTCTGCTCCATAAAAGTGCATCCACTCATTAGCGGACTCAAACCCACCAGAAATAAGACTGTCAAAATTCACTTTATTAACTTTCATTAATCTTTCAAAAGTTGTCATGAATAAACCCTTACCTGATCGCCCAAAGTCTTTAATTAGAAAAGTCTTTTCAGCTTGTATGATTTTCATTTTTCGATACATAGCATATGCGTGCACCAACTTTAAATTGTTCTTGCTTTTCTCATTATCAGTTACAAGCGAGTAAAAATCGTTAACTACATTCAAATTAATATCTTTGAAATCAACATCATATTTAACCTTATATAAGCTGTTTTCTTTCAGTTCACTCTTTGATAAAACTAATTTCTTACAGTTATAAGTAAAATCGTTACCCGCAAAGGTATAAGGAAAAATGTTATACTCATGTTTGGTTGTAAGATGTTCACGATACAGCTCTAGCATCACATCTAAAAAATCGAGTATTTGATACTTATTATCTACTGGATAAGTAAGTGCAAAATTAGTGTTATCTATCATTTCATATTGATTTTTTTGAACTATAACGAAACACTCTAATTCATCAGAATAGACAACCTTATTTGCAATCAAATCAGCAATAAATCGCGCATAGTTGTTAAAGTGTGCTGACTTAAAAGTAGATTGTTTTTCTTCTTCACCATCTTTATGAATAGTTTTAACATTGACCGTTCCATAAACAACCCCAATTTCTCTTGGTTTTATGGTATAATCTAGAGTGAGGTTATTAATATAATCACCTGCTATATCATCTTTTTCACGATGATACACATTACCTTTATTGTTAAAAATCTGCTTTTCTGTTGTAATAGATGCAAAATTAATTCTTTTACTAATCTCTTTAATTTTAGATAGGTTGATTGTTGACACATAATCTAACTTTGAATGAAACTCGAAGTGTTTTTTGTATAGTGCTACTTCGTCCATCAAGACACCCTTTCTAGAAAACTTTATTTTTGTTACCATATTAGTAGTATTTATTTTGCTAAATACTCTTGCTACGCGTTTAGTGATTCCTCGCCAAAGTTCTCACTAGACGCTTTTTTTAATTGTAATTTCAATTCATACTCTTGTTTTTGTGCTTCAATTAATCTCTCATACATAATTTCGATGGCTTTGTGCTTGTTGTTATCTTTTAGCAATTCAATTGCTTTTCCATAGGTGTCAGCTTCAATAGCATTCGCTGTATATAGAATTACATCCTTCACACGATTAACTTTTTTATGATCATATTTCTTTTTAAATAGTTTCATCATTCATTCTCCCCTTCAAAAACAATATTATTTTCAATCATTTCCATAACCACTTCACAAACAAACTGTAAATGCTGTTCTCTATTGTAAATTTCAGTCCATTCTTTACCGTCTTGCGAAATCTTATGTTCAAATTCTGAACGAGGATCATTAACAGTTGATTCTAGAATTTCATAAATCTCTTCAAATAAATTATTCTCCATACTTAAATACCTCCATATTTTTTAATCCTTCAATTCCTAGCAATGCCAACACACAGTAAAAATATGCTGCTATTGCTAAATGAAATTCCAATGTGCTTAGTAAAAAATAGGCGAGTAACACCATCAGTAAAATATTCTTCATATTGACCTCCATAATAGGTTTGACTTCTCACGCGTTGCAGGCGTTTCAATTCTTCATTTGTTCAATTACATCTTCAATGTCATGTCGGTCATGACGAATAGTCTTACCGATTTTAACTTTCCGTAAGCCATTCATTTCCCATTCAGTTATGACTTTATGAGTTACGTTGTACTCTTCCATTACTTCTTTCTGAATAAGATATCGCTTACGTGATTGCTTAACTTTTTCCAAAGCTAATTTCTCAGCGATATTAACTATACTATCGACCAACTGTTGACTAGCTTGCTCACTTAGGAATGGATGTTGAATCATAAGAATCACCTTTCTGATAATATTGGTGTTTTTTTTGCAAATACTGTTCAAACTTTTCAATGTTCACCAAAGTAAGATTTCCGCTAATATTGAAATACATATTATCAACACCTAAATTATTATCGTCATAAGATTTAAGTAATCTATAAATAGTTGAATAGCTACAATTAAATAAATCCCCTAATAATTTTGGTTTAGCATATAGTTGCTTATTAACTCTTTGATCATTATATTTTCTTGACTTGCACATCTAATTCACCTCCCTTTGAAAACAATAAACCGTTTTTGTTATTTCGGTTTCTCATATCATAGCATAGCCTTTCTAGAAAAAGCAACCACTTTTGTTTTTTGTTTTCTAAAGATGCAATAAATGGTATATTTTATGTGAGGTGATAATATGTGCGATGAAAATGCCATAGCTAAAAAAGTTGGATCCTACTTAAGAAAGGTTAGAGAAGGTAAGAATATTAAATTACGAAAATTCGCATCGGATATCGACTATTCTCATGGTCATGTGAGTAGCATTGAAAATGGTAAAAAAGGAATTCCAAAAAGCCAATTTTTAGAAAAATATTTAGATGAACTTTCTGATTCACATAAAGAATACAACTTCTATGTGAACAAAATCTCAGAGTTGTCAGAAGATAAAATAAAATTACCGTTCATTGAATATGTGGATATAGATAAAGCTAGAAAGTCTTTATCAAAAGGCTATCTAACCGAATCAGAAAAGAAATTCATAAATAACCTTGATACTATCTCTGCCCCTTATGAGTATAAATACATAGAGGGTGATGAACATGAAATGATTGTATTTAGCCAACCTGTAAACGATCTACATTACCACTTGAATGATAAAAACAATAGAAAGTTTTACAAGAAAGTCGAATTAGATGAGATAGACAGAAAAAACGTAGAAATTTTGATGGATAGCTATTTCAAGAGTAAGATTAACTTGCAAAAGCAATTTAAAAACCAGTTAATTCATGAAACTATAAATATTGAAGATTTAAATGAAATTATAGAAAAGTCTAGCAAAAATATTAATTAATGGATTTTTAATTACTAACTTCCTTTAGTCATCACGCCAAAAGGTAGCCATTCCTTAACGGCGTGTCAATCCAATCTCACGCGTTGCAGGCAATAGAAAGGATTGATTTATATGATTAAGAAATACAAGAAAAAAGACGGTTCTACTGCCTATATGTTTGTTGCATATTTAGGGACTGATCCAATTACGGGTAAACAAAAGAGAACCACTAGACGAGGATTTAAAACTGAAAGAGAAGCTAAGATTGCAGAGGCAAAACTTCAAACAGAGGTAAGCCAAAACGGCTTTCTAAACAACGATATAACGACGTTTAAAGAAGTATATGAGTTATGGCTTGAACAGTATCAGAATACTGTGAGAGAAAGCACATATCAACGTGTTTTAACTTTATTTGATACAGCTATATTAGAACATTTTAATGATATACCTATTAAGAAAATAACCGTGCCATACTGCCAAAAAGTTATTAATAAATGGAACAAAAAGTACTCTGATATTAAAGCTATACGAATATACACATCTAATGTGTTTAAATATGCCGTAAGCCTTAAGATAATCGCTGATAATCCATTTACACATACAAAAGCACCTAGAAAAAAAGAAACGCAACAAGACGCGTCTATGAAGTATTATTCAAGTGATGAATTGAAACAGTTTTTAACTTTTGTTGAAGATGACCCATTATATTATGCTATTTTTCGAACATTAGCTTTTACTGGCTTTAGACGTGGGGAATTAATGGCTTTAACATGGAACGATATTGACTTTACTAAACAAACCATATCTATTAATAAAACTTGCGCAAGAGGTGCAAATTATAAACTGGTAATACAAGAGCCTAAAACTAAATCATCCCATAGAACAATAAGTATTGATGATAAAACTGCAAATGTATTGAAATCATGGCGCACTCATCAAAGAGTGGAGTCTCTTAAATATGGTCACAATACCTCTGACAAACATCAATATGTTTTTACTACTGTACGTGATAATAAACCCTTATACCCAGAACATTGCAATAAAGCATTGGACTTAATTTGTGAGAAGAATAATTTTAAGAGGATTAAAGTTCATGGCTTTAGACACACACATTGTTCTCTGTTATTTGAGGCTGGTCTATCTATTCAAGAAGTGCAAGATAGATTAGGTCACGGGGACATTAAAACAACTATGGATATTTACGCTCACGTAACTGAAAAACAACGTGATCAAGTGGCTGATAAATTTGCAAAATACATCAATTTTTAAGCATAACGTATTCAAAACGTATTCAATGCAAAATAAAAAAGGCTAGAAACCGCATAATAACGGTAATTCTAGCCTATCATTTACTATATATAATTATTCCCACTCGATGGTACTTGGTGGCTTAGATGTAATATCATACACAACGCGATTTACGTGATCCACTTCATTCACGATACGTGTTGAGATTTTTTGTAATACTTCCCAATCGATACGCGCGAAGTCACTCGTCATACCGTCAATTGATGTTACTGCACGGACACCGACTGTATAGTCATACGTACGATAGTCACCCATAACGCCGACTGAGCGAATGTCTGGTAACACTGTGAAATATTGCCAGATTTCACGTTCTAAGCCTTCTTCACGAATCACTTCACGTAAAATGGCGTCTGATTCACGGACGATTTCCAACTTATCTTCTGTAATTTCACCAAGAACACGGATACCAAGACCTGGTCCTGGGAATGGTTGACGCCATACGAGATGTTCTGGAATACCCAGTTCGATACCTAATGCACGCACTTCATCTTTGAAAAGTGTGTTGATTGGTTCGATCAATTCGAATTCCATATCTTCTGGTAGTCCACCAACGTTATGGTGTGATTTGATTGTTTGTGCGGTCTTCGTACCAGACTCGATTACGTCTGTGTATAACGTACCTTGAGCTAAGAAGTCAACGCCTTCTAATTTAGATGCTTCGTCATCGAATACGTATACGAACTCGTTACCGATGATTTTACGTTTCTTCTCAGGATCTGACACACCTTCAAGTTTTGACATGAAGCGTTCTTTCGCATTCACACGAATAATGTTCATGTTGAATCCTTCACCGAACTGCTCCATTACCATGTCGCCTTCACCTTTACGGAGTAGTCCGTGGTCAACGAAGATACATGTCAGTTGGTCGCCAATCGCTCTGTGTAATAACACCGCAACAACTGATGAGTCTACGCCACCGCTCATCGCACATAAGACTTTACGGTCGCCCACTTGTTCACGGATTTTTTGTACTTCGATATCGATGAAGTTTTCCATTGTCCATTGACCTGTACAATCACAAACACGACGCACAAAGTTTTCTAACAAGTCGTTACCAAACTCTGTATGACGTACTTCTGGGTGGAATTGCACACCGTAGATGCGACGTTTTTTGTCTTCAATCGCCGCATATTGCGTACTTGGGCTATCCGCAATCACTTCAAACCCTTCTGGAATTTCGATCACTTTATCCGAATGACTCATCCATACTGTTTGCTCTTCTGGTAAGCCGTGGAATAATTCGTCAGACTTCGCTTTAATGATGGCTTTTCCGTATTCACGTTCGTTTGCACGCTCTACTTTACCGCCTAAAAGTTTTGTTGTTAATTGCATACCATAGCAAATCCCTAATACTGGTACGCCTAAGTCATAAATTGCTGGATCAATTGTGAACGCATCGTCTTCATAAACCGAGTTCGGTCCACCTGATAAAATGATCCCTTTAGGATTCATCTTTTTAATCTCATCTAATGAAATCTCATGATCATGCAGTTCACTGTACACGCCCATTTCACGAATACGACGTGTAATAAGCTGATTGTATTGACTTCCAAAGTCTAGGACAAGAATCAGTTCTTGTTCTTTTGCCATTTCCATACTGTTGTACTCCTTTAATCTTAGAATGAGTAGTTAGGTGATTCTTTTGTGATTTGAACATCGTGTGGGTGACTCTCTGCTAAGCCTGCCGCACTCATTTTTGTGAATTGTGCTTCATCACGTAATTGTTGCAAGTTGTGTGAACCTGTGTATCCCATACCACTCTTCACACCACCAA
This genomic window contains:
- the guaA gene encoding glutamine-hydrolyzing GMP synthase yields the protein MEMAKEQELILVLDFGSQYNQLITRRIREMGVYSELHDHEISLDEIKKMNPKGIILSGGPNSVYEDDAFTIDPAIYDLGVPVLGICYGMQLTTKLLGGKVERANEREYGKAIIKAKSDELFHGLPEEQTVWMSHSDKVIEIPEGFEVIADSPSTQYAAIEDKKRRIYGVQFHPEVRHTEFGNDLLENFVRRVCDCTGQWTMENFIDIEVQKIREQVGDRKVLCAMSGGVDSSVVAVLLHRAIGDQLTCIFVDHGLLRKGEGDMVMEQFGEGFNMNIIRVNAKERFMSKLEGVSDPEKKRKIIGNEFVYVFDDEASKLEGVDFLAQGTLYTDVIESGTKTAQTIKSHHNVGGLPEDMEFELIEPINTLFKDEVRALGIELGIPEHLVWRQPFPGPGLGIRVLGEITEDKLEIVRESDAILREVIREEGLEREIWQYFTVLPDIRSVGVMGDYRTYDYTVGVRAVTSIDGMTSDFARIDWEVLQKISTRIVNEVDHVNRVVYDITSKPPSTIEWE
- a CDS encoding DNA-binding protein, with the protein product MIQHPFLSEQASQQLVDSIVNIAEKLALEKVKQSRKRYLIQKEVMEEYNVTHKVITEWEMNGLRKVKIGKTIRHDRHDIEDVIEQMKN
- a CDS encoding phage resistance protein, which translates into the protein MDEVALYKKHFEFHSKLDYVSTINLSKIKEISKRINFASITTEKQIFNNKGNVYHREKDDIAGDYINNLTLDYTIKPREIGVVYGTVNVKTIHKDGEEEKQSTFKSAHFNNYARFIADLIANKVVYSDELECFVIVQKNQYEMIDNTNFALTYPVDNKYQILDFLDVMLELYREHLTTKHEYNIFPYTFAGNDFTYNCKKLVLSKSELKENSLYKVKYDVDFKDINLNVVNDFYSLVTDNEKSKNNLKLVHAYAMYRKMKIIQAEKTFLIKDFGRSGKGLFMTTFERLMKVNKVNFDSLISGGFESANEWMHFYGADIAHANETGEITKQMMRILRKIATGETISGRGIGRNAFTFKNNALLILDTNESVDTGEMTANKSRTVKISLKDRPINETDEERYTVFKPYWDYVQPNGKASVSAAVSFLIASLEYLKECGREFRFKDVTLKHYFSEDELTETQKTLLRTLSKQDFVLAGDEILQRLIEQDYKNLRHKNAKEDMKKIGISINNQKWIEGVNTKVHQVGNKDLFNMALSLIND
- a CDS encoding site-specific integrase yields the protein MIKKYKKKDGSTAYMFVAYLGTDPITGKQKRTTRRGFKTEREAKIAEAKLQTEVSQNGFLNNDITTFKEVYELWLEQYQNTVRESTYQRVLTLFDTAILEHFNDIPIKKITVPYCQKVINKWNKKYSDIKAIRIYTSNVFKYAVSLKIIADNPFTHTKAPRKKETQQDASMKYYSSDELKQFLTFVEDDPLYYAIFRTLAFTGFRRGELMALTWNDIDFTKQTISINKTCARGANYKLVIQEPKTKSSHRTISIDDKTANVLKSWRTHQRVESLKYGHNTSDKHQYVFTTVRDNKPLYPEHCNKALDLICEKNNFKRIKVHGFRHTHCSLLFEAGLSIQEVQDRLGHGDIKTTMDIYAHVTEKQRDQVADKFAKYINF
- a CDS encoding helix-turn-helix transcriptional regulator, with product MCDENAIAKKVGSYLRKVREGKNIKLRKFASDIDYSHGHVSSIENGKKGIPKSQFLEKYLDELSDSHKEYNFYVNKISELSEDKIKLPFIEYVDIDKARKSLSKGYLTESEKKFINNLDTISAPYEYKYIEGDEHEMIVFSQPVNDLHYHLNDKNNRKFYKKVELDEIDRKNVEILMDSYFKSKINLQKQFKNQLIHETINIEDLNEIIEKSSKNIN